The following is a genomic window from Manihot esculenta cultivar AM560-2 chromosome 9, M.esculenta_v8, whole genome shotgun sequence.
CAGCGTACGTTTCAAAGATGGGTATGGATTTGTGGTATATGATTTCCCTCCAAATGCAGAGAAAGCTTTGAGAGCACTACAAAAGAGGTACATTTGTGGTGAGCCATTAACTCTCACATGGTCAAATAAACAGCCCAGACCATTTAAGAGATCATCAAGGACTGCTAGATCATATGAGCCACAGCACAGCAGAGATTCTTTGAGAGGAAAGCTTGTTAAAGGAAAGTTGGGTTCAAATGATCAGGATAACAGGATGAGTATTAAGCGATCAAATGGTATTCGGAGACAGCATGGTTCAAGTGATATGCATGATAAAGAGGTGGCCTACTGTGAGGATAATGCCAAAAAAAACTTGGCAGAAGAGCGTCATGGCTATAGGGAAGATATTGTCGATGAAGGTGGTAGGTTTGAACCTGACCCAGTAGACAATGACAGATGGGATGAGCAATTCAATGTTCGACCAAGTGAAAATGGTGGCGAAAATGATATAGAATTTGACAGGTATGAACCTTACCAAGGTTGTGACAGGAAATATGATGATGAAATCCATCAGGTGGCCTATGCTGGTGGTTGTTCTGATCCACAAAGCTCCCCAAAGGGTGTAGGTCGAGATCAAGTTGATGAATTGAAGTTGAAGCAACCTAGTGAATCAAAAGTCCAGTTAACTTGCTACAGATGTGGAGGTTTTGGTCACAAGATGCGCAATTGTCCCCAGTTAAATACTTCATTGAGAAAGTCCACCAGGTTTGATCTTAGGCATGATGATGATATCAATAGGAAAGGTAGAGGTGAAAGTGAGCTGGGAATATTTGGATCCAGTTCACAGGAACGGCTGCGGTCAAGTGGGGATGCAGTACCAAAAAGGCAACTCAAGAATGATGTGCAATCACATGACTTAAGAAAACATCAAAGTTTAAGTGGTGGAAGCTCCCCTGTGGGGCAGAAAACTGATAAGTCTCGAAAAAAGCACCATGAACGAAATAAGCGAACTAGGAAGGAAACCAGATCTCCAAAAAGATACAGTGCAAAGAGAGTAAGAAGGTCATATTCATCTCCTCCCCGATCTGATTACACTGCATCTCGATCTCACTCAGCTCGTCAATCttctgatcatgtgaaaaggTCTGGTTCCCAATCTAGATCAAGGTCAGTATCTTCCAGAGCAGATTCATTGTTGTCTGAATCTAGGTCTAGTTCAACATCACTTTATTCTAgatccaaaagctccaagtaTAGGGCAAGGTCAAGCTCCCGCTCACCTTTGTCTGCCTCACTTGGTCAACCCTTACCATCTTGTTCAAATAAGGCCCAGTTTAATCTGAAAGGATGTTCAGATAATGCTACTACTCCAGATTCCAAAGCAATTTTGGTTGAGCAAGGGCAACCTGTAGCATGTGATAATAGCTCAGACAATGCAAAACTTGACAATGGAATGGTGGCAGTGAACGATGAAAACTCAGTGCCTCATTCCCAAGCGGAAATTGAAATGGAGAAAGACCAGCTTCTGGTGAAGGGT
Proteins encoded in this region:
- the LOC110622828 gene encoding uncharacterized protein LOC110622828, whose amino-acid sequence is MSLYIGNLSSRTRKDELERVFQRFGRCSVRFKDGYGFVVYDFPPNAEKALRALQKRYICGEPLTLTWSNKQPRPFKRSSRTARSYEPQHSRDSLRGKLVKGKLGSNDQDNRMSIKRSNGIRRQHGSSDMHDKEVAYCEDNAKKNLAEERHGYREDIVDEGGRFEPDPVDNDRWDEQFNVRPSENGGENDIEFDRYEPYQGCDRKYDDEIHQVAYAGGCSDPQSSPKGVGRDQVDELKLKQPSESKVQLTCYRCGGFGHKMRNCPQLNTSLRKSTRFDLRHDDDINRKGRGESELGIFGSSSQERLRSSGDAVPKRQLKNDVQSHDLRKHQSLSGGSSPVGQKTDKSRKKHHERNKRTRKETRSPKRYSAKRVRRSYSSPPRSDYTASRSHSARQSSDHVKRSGSQSRSRSVSSRADSLLSESRSSSTSLYSRSKSSKYRARSSSRSPLSASLGQPLPSCSNKAQFNLKGCSDNATTPDSKAILVEQGQPVACDNSSDNAKLDNGMVAVNDENSVPHSQAEIEMEKDQLLVKGKQDCQMASASFCEVTNPNALAAEKGAVHAESFSPEKIVEMNCGNSEEMTEHVHVPIKNLDSESPVCSLSGHLTSLSSEDLCMVLKHYYGLDLQDENEKQLPADAYFGSARLWPWEVIYYRRLKKGAISVENYSRRVDQNREFGIVDRYIRSSSGWEELGPGIP